One part of the Methylobacterium terrae genome encodes these proteins:
- a CDS encoding uracil-DNA glycosylase — MAPDAPDSRDLLSFLDFHVAAGVDAVLDETPHDRFAEPEAPRRAARAEAGAPARRAEPAPEPDHPAFARDEAPRQESLRPEPPRRDLPTQALPPQALPPQALPPQALPRQEAPSTYGRSAAAAPGEAAGDARELAATAASLEELEGLLARFESCALRFTAKNLVFADGNPQARVMFVGEAPGADEDRVGKPFMGRSGQLLDRMMAAVGLDRSNAYVGNVVPWRPPGNRNPTPQELATCKPFIERQIALADPDILVCLGGVATQALAGTKDGILKSRGRWFPYRTGRREIRLLATLHPAYLLRQPLQKRLAWRDFRALRAALDEGGR; from the coding sequence ATGGCACCCGACGCTCCCGACAGCCGCGACCTTCTCTCTTTCCTCGACTTTCACGTCGCGGCGGGCGTGGACGCCGTGCTGGACGAGACGCCGCACGACCGCTTCGCCGAGCCGGAGGCGCCGCGCCGGGCCGCGCGGGCGGAGGCCGGGGCACCGGCGCGGCGGGCCGAGCCTGCGCCCGAGCCGGACCATCCGGCCTTCGCGCGGGACGAGGCGCCGCGCCAGGAATCGTTGCGTCCGGAACCTCCGCGCCGAGATCTCCCAACCCAAGCCCTCCCGCCTCAAGCACTCCCGCCCCAAGCCCTCCCGCCCCAAGCCCTCCCGCGACAGGAAGCGCCCAGCACCTACGGCCGCTCTGCCGCCGCCGCCCCGGGCGAGGCCGCGGGCGACGCGCGCGAGCTCGCCGCCACCGCCGCGAGCCTGGAGGAGCTGGAGGGCCTGCTCGCCCGGTTCGAGAGCTGCGCGCTGCGCTTCACCGCCAAGAACCTCGTCTTCGCGGACGGCAACCCGCAGGCGCGGGTGATGTTCGTCGGCGAGGCCCCGGGGGCCGACGAGGACCGGGTCGGCAAGCCGTTCATGGGCCGGTCGGGCCAGCTCCTCGACCGGATGATGGCGGCGGTCGGGCTCGACCGCAGCAACGCCTATGTCGGCAACGTCGTGCCCTGGCGCCCGCCCGGCAACCGCAACCCGACCCCGCAGGAGCTCGCGACCTGCAAGCCGTTCATCGAGCGGCAGATCGCGCTCGCCGATCCCGACATCCTGGTCTGCCTCGGCGGCGTCGCCACGCAAGCGCTCGCCGGCACCAAGGACGGCATCCTGAAGTCGCGCGGCCGCTGGTTCCCCTACCGCACCGGGCGGCGCGAGATCCGGCTGCTCGCCACCCTGCACCCGGCCTACCTGCTGCGCCAACCGCTGCAGAAACGCCTCGCCTGGCGCGATTTCCGGGCCCTGCGCGCCGCCCTCGACGAGGGCGGGCGCTGA